AAACTTCGTTACCGTGACTCACAGGACGGTATCAGCAACACTTTCTCCATCGTTCCGAAATCACTGGGAGCTACCACAGAAGACCGCATAGAGAACTTGGTCACTATGATGGACGGCTACTTCACCAAAGGTGCTCACCACTTGAACGTAAACGTTCTGAACCGTGACATGCTTTATGACGCAATGGAACATCCTGAGAAATATCCGCAGCTTACAATCCGCGTTTCTGGTTATGCCGTAAACTTCGTGAAGTTGAGCCGCGAACACCAACTGGAAGTTATCAGCCGTAGCTTCCACGAACGTATGTAATCTATCTACTCTATATGACGATAAACGTACATTCATACGAAAGTATGGGAACATTCGACGGGCCGGGCTTACGGCTCGTCGTTTTTCTTCAAGGTTGCAATTTCCGCTGCCTGTATTGCGCCAACCCCGACACAATAGCCGGAAAAGGAGGCACACCTACCCCACCGGAAGAAATCGTCCGTATGGCTATGAGCCAACGTCCTTTTTTCGGGAAACGCGGCGGAATCACTTTTTCAGGCGGAGAACCTACGTTTCAAGCGAAAGCGCTAGTCCCGCTGGTTCGCGAGCTAAAAGAGAAAGGGATTCATGTCTGCATAGACAGCAACGGCGGCATCTGGAATGAAGATGTGGAAGAGCTTTTCAAACTGACCGACCTCGTATTGCTTGATATCAAAGAGTTCAACCCTGCCCGCCATCAGACACTGACCGGAAGAAGCAACGAACAGACCATCCGCACAGCGGCATGGCTCGAAGAAAACGAGAAACCTTTCTGGCTGCGTTATGTATTAGTACCCGGATACAGCGATTTTGAAGAGGATATCCGCCAACTGGGGGCAGCTTTGGGAAAGTACAAAATGATTCAACGGGTAGAAATCCTGCCTTACCATACGCTGGGCGTACATAAATACGAAGCCATGGAACAGGAATATAAGCTGAAAGACGTAAAAGAAAATACCCCCGAACAACTTGAAAAAGCTGCGGGAGTATTCAAAGAGTATTTTGCTACTGTGGTGGTCAATTAACCGCCACAGTAATAATAGATAAAAGACAACATACATCATGACAAATGTTTTTTATCCGACAGACTATAAACCGTATCCAATAATAAGTTCACAAAACTGCATTCAGCCTTCAGTTTCATTCCCCGTTTGAAACACTTTGTTTCTCGGTGTGAAACGAAGTGTTTCACTGCTTGAAACGAATTGTTTCACACCGAGAAACGGATAGTTTCACTGGAAGAAACAATTTTTGAAACTACAAGAAACAATTTTTGAAACTACATTATTCAATTCAGAGTACAAAAAAGCCATTCCAAAGAAGCGGGCTCCGGAATGGCTCTATTTTATATTATACTCAATGAACGATTAAACTACTTTATATTCACCAATATTACGTTCTTCAGCATTAAAAGAAACTCCCACTTTTACTAGCTCACGCCCGTCTGTCCGGTAAGGTAGCAAATAGCCTTTTTCATCTATTTGTTTCAGAGCTTCGTCTACTGTTCCTTCCAGTTTAAACTCAAAAACATAAATGCGGTCTTTTGTTTTCACCACGGCATCGGCACGACCTTTCGCGCTACGGACTTCTGCATCTACATATTGTCCCATCAACTTAAAGACAAGATAGAAAATAACCTGATAATGACGTTCAGTCTTTGTGTTCAATTCGTAGGGAATGTCAGCAAAGAATGATTTCATACGTTCCATAAAGGAATGAACGTCGCCCGACTGAAGTTCACGGACAAACTTAACAGCATTAAAATCTGTTTCATCAGAAGATATGGGGGTATAATAGGGTATCAGGAATTTAAGGAAACCATATTTTACCTCATCATTCGGAAAACCCAGCGTATATAGGTTCAATGATTTATCAAAGTTTTTAATGGTCAGATAACCACTTTGGTAAATCATCGGAAGGGGATTTTTGGTCTCTGCACGGTATTCGGCAAATCCTGAACTTCCTACTTCCAAGCCATCTATCAGCAAACGTAAATCATAATCGCTTTGCTTCAGCAGGTCTACAAGATAGGTAGGAGTACCAGTCTGAAACCAGTAATTATCAAACATTAATCCATCAAAGACATTGAGTACACTGAAGGGATTAAATAGCCCTTCTTCGCTGTATGTAAAGTGATAGCCATCATACATCGCTGTCATTTTATCGACTGTATCTTCAAAGGACATCTCCTGCACTTCTGCCAACCGCTCCAACTCGGGAGTAAATGTGGATACTAATTCTTTTTTAGTAATACCACAGATATTGGCGTATGGAATCTTCATGCTAATATCATTCAGTTGATTCAAATCACTAAACACACTTACTTGGGCAAATTTTGTGACTCCTGTCAAGAATATAAACCGGAGATAGCGGTCGGAACTTTTCAGTACACCATAAAAGGCTTTCAGAATACGACGGTATTCATCCAACAGGTTCTCATCTAAAAGGGCTTGCAGCAAAGGTTTATCATACTCATCAACCAATACCACAACTCCTTTTCCAGTTTTCAGGTAGGCTTGCTCAATGATATAACTAAAACGTTCTTCAGGACTACGGTCTTTCTTCTCATCACCATATACGGCTTCCCATTTCTCCAAATACTGGTTTAGCATGGCGACCAAATCTGCCGCCGTCTCATATTTCTTCGCATTCAAATCAAGATGCAGAACCGGATATTGCTCCCATTTCGTCTCTAACTTTTCAATTGCCAAGCCTTCAAAAAGGTCTTTACGACCCTGAAAGTAGGCATCAAAAGTGGAAATTAGCAGACTTTTGCCAAAACGACGAGGACGACTAAGGAAATAAGGCTTTCCCGTATTTATTATTTGCCACAAAATAGCCGTTTTATCTACATAAAGGAAACCGCCCTTACGTATATTTTCAAATGTCTGTATCCCTATCGGCAATTTACGTTCCAATGTATTCATTGCATCTTCAAATTAGTGTACCACAAATATAGATGTTATTCGATGAATAAACAAAAATACTCTATGAAAGTTCCACTTATTTCTCTTTCAAAACAATCACCGAACCGAGCACTTTCACTTCCAAATCGCCTACCTGCACTATAAAAGTAATTCGCATTAATAAGTCAAGCGGATACCAGCCTGTATATTGAAATTGAACGGATTCTCCTTACGTATGGTCTGAATATCCGAACCGTCATCAAAATAATAAGCAACACCCGGTTCTACATAGATACCGACACGTTTCGTTACATTCAACTGCGCACCTACTGCACCGGATACCGAGAATTGCAAGGGTTTCACTGTTTCCTTTTCAGAACCGAGCTTTCCATAGACGCATTTCTCAACCATACCGCCACCGGATACATAAAGAGTAACGAGTTTCCTGTCAAGGAAGTTCCAGTTAGCACGCAACGGGATACCGATATAATGGAGTTTCTGTTCTATCTGCTGGTCATTATCAGCCAGTTTGGCATCCGAGGAAAGCAGCGTATAAGTCAAACCGGACTCTAGGGAAAAACCGTTGCCTAAAGCTTTACGAACGGATAATCCAAAAGAGATAGGCTGATGGTGTTTAATATCAACTACCTGTTTTGCCTGACGCAAGTAAGGTACTCCATCTTCAAAAACCAACGTCTGGTCATTAGGAATCTGCATCAAACCATTTGAAACAGAAAGCATACTGACACGAGACATATAGGGATACGCACTCGAGCCAACTTCTGAAGAAGCACCGCCCGAATTTCCTACCCCAAGCCCCATCGACCAGGTTCCTTTCCGAGAAGATTGCTTTTCTGCCGGGATATGGTATTTGTCTCTGCCGGAAGGACGTCGTGGTCTGTTGTTTACCGGACGTTCCGTTTCTTTCGGTTGAGCTTGAGCGGCATTTGTTTCTTCTCTCAGTTTTACCTCATCTACGGCTTTTCCGGGTTCGTTTTCTTCAATTACAGATTCCGGTTTTTCTTTCACTATGGGTTCATCATCTACCAGTGTTTTATGTTCCGGGACATTCCGGTGTGCTTTCGCCAACCGGTCTTCACGGGTAACAGGCCGCAGGACAGGTTCGACGGAAGTGCCTTGCATGTCCGGTTGTTGCACGCCCGGCAAAGCATCGGGCGTGGTAGCTAATGCCGGTGTCTGTATATGACGCATTTCATCTGCCGCAGGTGTCCCCAGGAAATACAGGCTTACTGACGAGACGATAGCCAGCAATATAACAGCCGCAGCAGCCATCATCCATTTTCGATAAGGATATATCTTCTTCTCCACAGAGGGCATAAGCTCTTTCTCCAGTTGTTCCCAACCGGAAACAGGTGTCGGCTCGGAATAATCCGCGAGCTTCTCCTTCAACTTATTCATCCACAATTCTTTCTCTTCCATCTCTATCTATCCATTATTCATTATCCATTCTTTTACTCTTTTTGCCAATACCGTCTTCGCCCGAAACAGTTGCGAAGCCGAAGATTTCTCATTAATACCTAATACCTGGGCGATTTCTTTGTGTGATTTGTCCTCGAAAGTATAAAGGTTAAACACTGTACGATACCCCGCCGGCAGTTCTTCGATAAACTGCATCAACACTTTTTGGGGTATCGCTTCCACATCGGAAGCATCCGGCTCTTCATATTCTTCGGACAACTCTTCCAATGACGCTGCCTGATTGATTACATCATTCTTCCGGAGATACTGCAAAGCAATGTTGACTACCACGCGCTCCATCCAGGCCCGCAAAGAACCTTCACCGCGCCAGGTGAACTTGTCGAAAGAGTCGAATATCTTTATAAAACTGTCGTGAAGCAGATCCTGAGCCGTATCACGGTCGCCGGCATAGCGCAGACAGATGCCAAGCATACGCCCCGCATACTGCTCATACAGTTCCTTGCGGGCTCGGTTGTTTCCTTGCCTGCATTGCTCCGACAACTCTAATTCTTCCATTCTCTTATACACGTGTTTAACTTATAAATGCAGCAAAGATAGAAATACTGCATAGAGAGAACAACTCTTTTAGCACTTTTGTTTCTTTAACAGATACAGATGCAATATTTTGGGTTCTTACGCATTTTTTGAGTACAAAGCAGTATTATTAATCAAACTAAAACCTATTTTATATATGAAGAAATTGAAATTCATTGCCTTTATCTTTGCTATTATGACCACAATGCCGATTCTCCAGTCTTGCCTGGACGACGATAACAGTCCGTCCGACCTACTGGTTATCAGCACAATAAATATGATGAGCCTGGATAGCAAGGAGTTTTATTTCACCTTGGATGATGGAAAGAAGATGTATCCAAGCAATGGAGAAGGATGGAGCAACGCGGATTTTGTGGATGGCCAGCGAGCCTTTGTCATGTTCAACAAACTGGAAGAACCGGTAGGCGGATATGACTATAATGTTCAGGTAAAACAGATAAAAGAAATCCTGACCAAAGACATTGTCACTATGGATGAGGAAGAAAACAATGAGGAGAAAATCGGAAACGATAAGATTAACGCTACTTATATGTGGATTAACAAGGATAAGAAATATCTGACTATCGAATTCCAATATTATGGTACGCATAGCGAAGATAAGAAACATTTCCTGAATCTGGTTATCAATAATCTCACCCCGGCTCCTACCGCAGATGAGGAGAGTGAAGAGGATGAATTTATCAACCTGGAATTCCGCCACAACAGTGAAGGGGATTATCCTCAGACTTTAGGCGAAGGGTATGTATCTTTCAAGCTGGACGAAATCAAGAACCAGATGGAAGGAAAGAAGGGACTAAGAATCCGTGTCAATACCCTATATAGCGGAATAAAAACATATGAAGTGAAATTTCCCTAATCTGCTAATCGAAACATGAAAGACACTCTTTTTTAATATTATATATTAATTACACAAAAGAGGGCGGTAGTTGTGAAACTCCCGCCCTTCTCACTTTTAATACTACATGCCGGATTGACAGATGTACCAATGATGGGAATACAAAAATGAATGTGAACACTGCTTCGGCAATAAATGCTTGCAGCATTTCTCCTTCATCAAAGCAAAAAGAATAATTTTTCAAAAACAAATAATTTACACCAGAAATCAAAGTCTATATGTATAATTATGACTAACTTTGCGGCATTTTTCGAATATAGAAAATTACACCGAATGAAAAAAGGACTTTTTTATGCCATATTGGCCTCTGTTTTATGGGCTATAGTCAATCCGTTTATCAAACAAGGACTGAGCTACGATTTTACTCCGATGAACTTTGCCGGAATCCGTTTTACTACCGTGGGGATTATTCTTTTCGCATATACCTGGCACAAAGGTATGTGGAAGGAGATACGCCAGCACAGCAGGTTATTCTTGAACTTGATTCTTGTCAATATGTTTATGGGATATACGGCTTTTTACTTCGGTGTGGATTTTGTAAGTGGTGCCATTTCGTCTATTATCATGGGGATGACTCCGCTTATCAATGTGCTTCTAGCGCATTTGCTTGCTAGCAATGACAGGCTGAATGTTCATAAAATAATCAGTCTTGTGGTCAGCCTTATCGGTCTGTTCCTTATCATAGGAATGGGAAGTGACGGTGCGCCGCTCGATTGGAAAGGAATCACCGGTATTGTGTTGTTGCTGCTCAGTATTATTTTTCAAGGGTATTCCGCTATCTCCGTTTCGGAAGATAAGGGAAAGGTAAATCCTATTTTTCTGAATGCCGTGCAGATGTTCTTCGGCGGTCTACTTATATATATGATAGGGCTGGGCACGGAAGGTTATCATTCTTTTATCGGAAAACCAGGCGGTTTCTATATCAGTCTCGGTATTTTGGTGTTTATTTCTGTCTTTGCCTTTAGCTTTTGGTTTATTGCTTTGCAAAGCAAGGGTGCAAAGGTCAGCGATATAAATATGTGCCGATTGATTAATCCGATTCTTGGCGCAGTATTGAGTTGGATCATGCTTCCGGACGAGCATCCGACATTCAGCACGGTGGCTGGAATGATTATTATCGTCAGCTCCCTGATTATTTATTTCAAAGGAGCTGAGATAAAACAATGGTTTAAGAAGAAAACAGCTAAAGCAAACTAAATTATTGCGGAACCCGAGTTATAGCAGACCGAAATTGAATTATAGCAGACATTGAATGGACTGCAAGGTCAGCATTTCTTTAGGCACTGCTGCTTTTATTTCTTCTTTCAATACGCAGAGCAGGCTGTGACGCACGAAATCCCTGCTCGTAGTCAGTACAACCTGGCGCGTTGGACGTGGGATGGCAAATGGACGTACCAGTTTCCGTTGTTCTTCTGTCAACTGGGATACTGCCAGTTCGGGAATAAAAGTTATTCCCTTCCCGCTTTCTACCATGCGCATAAAGGTCTCCATGCTTCCCAGACGATACGCCATCTGACTCATTTTTACTGCTTCCATCTGACAGAAGCGGACAAGTTGGTCACGGAAGCAATGTCCCTCGTCCAGCAACCAAAGGCGTTCGCCGGTTATATCGGAAGTACGGATAACATCATGTTTGAAAGAGGGTTCTTTCTTAGACACGTAGGCGTAAAATTGTTCGTAGAACAGTGTTTCTTCCGTAAGGAAAGTATCTTCCAGTTTGCTGGCTATAATCCCTGCATCCAAATCTCCACTATGCAATGCTTGCTGAATATCCTGAGTTTTCATTTCCGTTACACGAATATCCAGTTCGGGATATTTCTCCATCAGTTGCGGAAAGAAGCGGGGAAGCAGATAAGGAGCAATGGTCGGTAATACCCCTAAACGGAATATACCGGATAGTGATTGCTTTTCTTCACTGATGATTTCTTTTACCTGGGCTGCTCGTGCTAGAATCACACGAGCCTGGTCTATCACTTTCTGTCCGATAGCTGTCGGACAAACAGGCTGTACAGTCCGGTCAAACAGTTTCACTCCTAGTTCATCTTCCAATTTCTGAATCATGGCACTCAATGTGGGTTGTGTCACCCGGCAATACTCGGCTGCACGGGCGAAGTGCCGGAACTGGTCAACAGCCAATATATATTCTAATTGTTGTATAGTCATCTATCAAATTGTTTGATGTTATAGATTGTCTCTATGCAAAGATAGAGATTTTCAGTTTGACAGCAAGCACTTTTCATCATCTATCAGCTATCTGATTGGCGAAAAACGCAAGGTTCTGTCTATCGCTTCACAAGCTGGAGACGAAGTGACTGTTTCGATGATGAGTGATTATCTGAAAGAACAAGACTGAATTAAAAACACTCTTCAAAAAGTTTCTGCATTTGAGGATATTTATCATCAGTATCTTCAGCCTCCATACGCAATTTTATCATCTCCTTTTTCATTTGTTTAATGATAGGAGCATATTCCTTCTCATCATACACATTACGATCCTCTTTCGGATCTTTCTGTAAATCATAAAAGTCCCACACGGGTGCAGTAGGAGTCTCCTGTCCATCCGTCATATCCAATGGTTCGCCATAATAGAAAATAAGTTTATAACGTTCATTACGAATTCCCATATGAGCAGGACGAATTGTATGATGTGTCCAATAACGATAATAAAAACTACGCCGCCAATCAGTGGGCGTTTCTCCGCAAAGATTGTCAACAAAACTGCGTCCTTGCATCTCCTTAGTAATCTTAACACCTGCAAATTGCGCTAAAGTCGGAGCAAAATCAACATTCAGTATCAAGTCTTTCACTCGTTTTCCCGCAGGGATTTTTCCCGGGTAACTAATTACAAATGGCATACGGGCTGCCTCTTCATAAAACATACGTTTATCAAAAAAACCATGTTCACCAAGAAAATATCCTTGATCAGAGACATATATGACAATCGTGTTGTCGGCTATTCCCATGTCATCCAATGCTTTCAAGAGCTTCCCTATATTATCATCAACTGTTGCACCGCAACGTAAATAGTCTTTAATATATTTTTGATATATCATTTTACGGGCTACTGTACGTTGCATTCCTTTCGTAGAAAACGGCAGCCCCGGATAACGGCACCACCATCTATCCGGATCGGCAGAAGCTTCTTCCCAACGTCTTCCGATTTCTTCCAAGTTCTGCCCGACAAACCCTCTCCCATTAGTTTCAGGTCCCCAGTCCATCAGATTTTCCGGTTCAGGGAAAACCACTCCATCATACAAATGTTCCATTCTGATTGGATAATCATACGGTTCATGGGTAGCTTTAAAATGACAACACATCAGAAATGGTTGTTTTCCCTCCCTGTTTTTCATCCAATCAATTGCCTTTTGCGTCACAATATCAGTCGAGAATCCCTGAATACATTCACCAAAATTACGATTACCGGGCCAAGGGTCAGAACTATTAATAAAGAGAGGATCACGATATACACCTTGATCATGAAAAATAGAATAATAATCAAATCCTTGTGGCTGAGACTTTAAATGCCATTTACCGACCAAGGCTGTCTGATATCCCTCCTGTTGCAATATTGTAGCAAATGTAGGTAACGAAGTATCCAACGAATCAGCTAGTGTATATACCCCATTCTTATGACTATATGCTCCTGTAAGAATGGAAGCGCGACTGGGAGATGAAATAGAATTGGTACAGAAACAATTATCCAACACTACTCCTTCGGAAGCCAAACGCCGAATATTCGGATTATAAACATAGTCAGATAATATACCACCATAAATTCCCCATGCTTGTGATGTATGGTCATCACTTAAGATAAAAAGAATATTAGGACGTTCATTACCTGTTATCTCTATATTCTTTTGTGCACACATTTTTTCATTTGAATAAGTAGCTAATATTCCAAACAAAGCTACTGAGAACATTCTGCTCATAGTATCATTCTAATAAATATTACTCTCGCTACAAAATGTCTGTAGCGAGAGTAAATCTTAAATAACCTTTATACCTTAGACAACCTTTTTACTGTATACCCAATCTGAAATCTCCCACTTGCAATGCACTGTTTGGATTCAATACCCATCCGGTAAATTCTACCTTCACGTATCGGTATTCAGATTCTTTAACAGGCAATAATTGTGCTGTTTCAATATTAGTGTGATCAAGGACAATTTTCTCTTCGATTACCTTATAATCAACATTGTCATTACTTCCCAACACACGGATATAACGTAAATGCACCCCAGTCACACCTGTATTTCCAAAGCGATTTTTCCATTCAATTACATTAAACGACTTCGGGTCTTTCATATCTACTACAAAATAAAGCAGATGATCTGTAGGAGTAGCACAGTCACCATAATCCTTACCCGGCTTTATCAGTGACAAGAAAGTCTCTCCTTTACCGTCAAGAATATCCTCCGGTTTTCCTGTTTCACCATCCGGAGCATAGTTAGTTCCTACTGTTTCGTAGAAAATTGAAGTATCTACCGTCCAACTATCCCGACAGTACCAAGGTACAGTTGTTATATTAAGTTCAGCTTTAACTCCGCTATTATCATTGGCAGCTATCTCGATAACTGCTGTGCCTTGAGCCAAGACCTTGAGTATACCCTCCTCTAACGAAACAACATCTTCTCCATCTTTTATACTATATGACAAGGTTTTATCAGTTGCTCCTTCCGGAAGTACGGAAACATTAGCATTCAGGTCATAAACAGCCCCCAATTCTAAAGTTAACCCATCGGTATCACCGGGAATCACAATATCAGTAACCTTAGCGGTTACAAAAATGTTACACGTTTTCTGCAACTGTATTACATTATACTTATCTACCATCCAAATGCTAAGTTCAGCTTCGCCACTGGCTACGCTAGTGATTACACCATCCATGTCTACAGTAAAAATCCTCTCGTTGCCAGAACGGAATCTGAAAGAGAACTCTTCTATATCACCTGCATTTTCAGGAATCCCATTAAATTGTAAAGTCGTAGAAGCACCGATTTCATCAAACACAATCACTCCCTCTTCATTCATTAATTCACAGTTGACAGTGAAATCTGTAAACGGATTTTCGGTAATATCCGTGTAAACTGTCTCTTCATCGTCACCACAAGCAACACATAAAGCCACAGTAGCAAATATGAAATATAATAATAGTTTCTTCATACTTTATTATTTTAGTTACATAGTTAATAACTATCTATTATTCAGGACAACGTACTCCCTCAATCCAATTGAACGACATATTAATATCCCATCCGTTACCCGTCCAGTCTTTAATAACTTTACCTCCACCTTCATTAAATTTCCAGTAAGCTACCATATCCGGATAGTTATCAGGAGAAACATAACACATATTATTCTGAAGTTCGTTCTGTGACAGCGCTTTCTTCCATACACGAGCTTCACTGATATATCCGTTCAACAGACGACTGTTCAACGACCCACCGATACAGAATCTGCGTTTATCGGAGTTTCCACACAGATTGATAGGGCCACGCGGAGCATCTACTTGACCGTCCAATTCACCATTTACATACAACTTAATTGTAGAGCCATCGTACACTACAGCAACATGATACCACTTGTTGGTTTCAAACTCCGTCTTACCTGTCACAGGATATCCGCCACCAGCCAATTGTATCTGGTTCGGCTTAATATTCACATCACCAAAGCGTAACAAGAAGTTTTCTTCCAAACCCATCACAGTACTGATATACGGGTCTCTTTCTGCAAACTTAGTAACCATCACACGCGCTTCCATGGTAACTTGTGGTACATTTTCCAATGAGGGTTCATTCACAAAACCAATAGGCATATTTTTACTCTGTGCTGCGCTGACAACCATCACTTGGTTTAGTACAAGGTAAATGGTACGTGATGATTCCAGTACGGGCATTCCCCCGGATACATCAGTAATAGTCAGAGGTACACAATATGTGGTTCCCGGCTCCAAATTAGATACTCTCAGCAAAGAAAAAATCAACTGTTCCGAGATATTCTCTCCCAATTTCAAGACCACCTTATCTGTAGAGAGCATAAAATCCTTTTCCGGAACTATTTTATATTCTTTCCCATACTGTTTGTTGTAGGCTTCCAATTTTTCCGGAGCAACTTTGATTCTAATGACCTGCTCCTCCATCACTTGGCATGATGCAGAAACGGTTAAACCAATTTCTGCAGGACCGTCTATCGTATACTTAAAAGTTGGTGAATTTTCCGTACCGGTAAAGTATAACGCATCTTCTAATGATTCAGCATTGGTGCATGCACCCAGTATGCTTATTAAAAATATTGCAAATAATAAATATTTCGTCTTCATATTTCTTACAGTTTAGACATTAGTTCTTTGCGGGATTCATTATCTGAATAGCCTCACGAAGATATTTGTATTCAACATCGGTATGATTATACTCAAATTCCATATGATAAGTCCCCACACCACCTTTGCGGCGCACTTCTCCATCTCGGGTGGGCTGCCAGCGAGCCATACCAAGCAAAGAAGGAATAGTTCCCAATTCAGGATCAGAATAATTAATACCTCCTGTAGACCAATAGCTTTCAAAATTTTCCGTAACAATAAATTTCTCAGGAGCAAGTGCCGGATTAACCTCATTAAATCTAGTTTGCAAAGATGAAGGTGCCCCTGTAGCATACGCCTGTGCAATAGCATAGTCGGCATACTGCCAGCCCTCTTCTGTGATATATTTCACGTGTCCGTCCACACAAATCAGTTTATCCTCTCCCAGGTTCTTGCGCATTTCTCTCAACAAAGCAGTCATATTATCTTTATTGTAGAACAAGTCACCTCCACTACATTCATGGTCAAAATCAACTCCATCATATCCATACTTAAAGATACTGTCAGCCACAGCCTTTGCCACAGCGGGAATATTTTCAGCCTTATTCTCAAAATTGCCAGGGAAGTTACTCATGTTATGTGAGAAAATAGTAAATGTCACACGAGTACCATACACTTCTTGCACATAGCGCAAATCATCAATTTGCTCTGGTGTCAAACTGTGCCATGTCCCCCAAATGGAAACCATATCCACACTATCAGGAATATTACGCAAATATTTAGATGGAGAAGTTCCGCTTGCTTTCCAGCCTCCAAACCAGCCAAAAGCCAGTTGATGGTCACTCTTCTTATAAGCTCTCAGATTTTCATAGTACTGATTATCCTTTTCTACAGGTACCTGAATAGGAATGTTTTCTATCTCTGTATCACAAGCTATAACAACCGTTGCCAATACGAAAAGGCCAAAGATTCTGTTTATTATTTTATTCATAATAATCAATTTAAATACTTGATGAATTATTTTTTATCCCACCATAATTTCACTTTTCCGTAGTCAGTACCATTCAGATATTCTGATACAGCTTTTTCCACTTCTACTGTATTAGTATCATATTCTGTTGACGGATACGGAATACGACGAGGTCCCGAAGCATCGACCTGTCCGCTACTCTTATTAAAATA
This portion of the Bacteroides acidifaciens genome encodes:
- a CDS encoding sulfatase → MCAQKNIEITGNERPNILFILSDDHTSQAWGIYGGILSDYVYNPNIRRLASEGVVLDNCFCTNSISSPSRASILTGAYSHKNGVYTLADSLDTSLPTFATILQQEGYQTALVGKWHLKSQPQGFDYYSIFHDQGVYRDPLFINSSDPWPGNRNFGECIQGFSTDIVTQKAIDWMKNREGKQPFLMCCHFKATHEPYDYPIRMEHLYDGVVFPEPENLMDWGPETNGRGFVGQNLEEIGRRWEEASADPDRWWCRYPGLPFSTKGMQRTVARKMIYQKYIKDYLRCGATVDDNIGKLLKALDDMGIADNTIVIYVSDQGYFLGEHGFFDKRMFYEEAARMPFVISYPGKIPAGKRVKDLILNVDFAPTLAQFAGVKITKEMQGRSFVDNLCGETPTDWRRSFYYRYWTHHTIRPAHMGIRNERYKLIFYYGEPLDMTDGQETPTAPVWDFYDLQKDPKEDRNVYDEKEYAPIIKQMKKEMIKLRMEAEDTDDKYPQMQKLFEECF
- a CDS encoding discoidin domain-containing protein, producing MKKLLLYFIFATVALCVACGDDEETVYTDITENPFTDFTVNCELMNEEGVIVFDEIGASTTLQFNGIPENAGDIEEFSFRFRSGNERIFTVDMDGVITSVASGEAELSIWMVDKYNVIQLQKTCNIFVTAKVTDIVIPGDTDGLTLELGAVYDLNANVSVLPEGATDKTLSYSIKDGEDVVSLEEGILKVLAQGTAVIEIAANDNSGVKAELNITTVPWYCRDSWTVDTSIFYETVGTNYAPDGETGKPEDILDGKGETFLSLIKPGKDYGDCATPTDHLLYFVVDMKDPKSFNVIEWKNRFGNTGVTGVHLRYIRVLGSNDNVDYKVIEEKIVLDHTNIETAQLLPVKESEYRYVKVEFTGWVLNPNSALQVGDFRLGIQ
- a CDS encoding DUF1735 and LamG domain-containing protein codes for the protein MKTKYLLFAIFLISILGACTNAESLEDALYFTGTENSPTFKYTIDGPAEIGLTVSASCQVMEEQVIRIKVAPEKLEAYNKQYGKEYKIVPEKDFMLSTDKVVLKLGENISEQLIFSLLRVSNLEPGTTYCVPLTITDVSGGMPVLESSRTIYLVLNQVMVVSAAQSKNMPIGFVNEPSLENVPQVTMEARVMVTKFAERDPYISTVMGLEENFLLRFGDVNIKPNQIQLAGGGYPVTGKTEFETNKWYHVAVVYDGSTIKLYVNGELDGQVDAPRGPINLCGNSDKRRFCIGGSLNSRLLNGYISEARVWKKALSQNELQNNMCYVSPDNYPDMVAYWKFNEGGGKVIKDWTGNGWDINMSFNWIEGVRCPE
- a CDS encoding glycoside hydrolase family 18; this translates as MNKIINRIFGLFVLATVVIACDTEIENIPIQVPVEKDNQYYENLRAYKKSDHQLAFGWFGGWKASGTSPSKYLRNIPDSVDMVSIWGTWHSLTPEQIDDLRYVQEVYGTRVTFTIFSHNMSNFPGNFENKAENIPAVAKAVADSIFKYGYDGVDFDHECSGGDLFYNKDNMTALLREMRKNLGEDKLICVDGHVKYITEEGWQYADYAIAQAYATGAPSSLQTRFNEVNPALAPEKFIVTENFESYWSTGGINYSDPELGTIPSLLGMARWQPTRDGEVRRKGGVGTYHMEFEYNHTDVEYKYLREAIQIMNPAKN